In the genome of Metabacillus litoralis, the window TATTTATTCATGCGGAACAGAGAGTTGGAGGTAATCATGAGTAAACCTAAATATCAACGTATCGTACTAAAATTAAGTGGTGAAGCACTTGCGGGTGATAATGGATTTGGAATTAACCCTTCTGTTATACAATCAATTGCTAAACAAGTGAAGGAAATTGCTGAACTAGATGTTGAGGTAGCTGTTGTTGTTGGAGGCGGAAACATCTGGCGCGGTAAAATCGGTAGTGAAATGGGAATGGACCGAGCAACTGCCGACTACATGGGAATGCTTGCAACTGTCATGAACTCACTTGCTTTACAAGATAGTCTTGAAACACAAGGAATTCAAACACGTGTCCAAACTTCTATTGAAATGAGACAGGTTGCCGAGCCATACATAAGAAGAAAAGCAATTCGTCACCTTGAAAAGAAACGCGTTGTGATCTTTGCTGCTGGTACCGGAAATCCATATTTCTCTACAGATACGACTGCGGCATTACGTGCTGCAGAAATTGAAGCAGATGTTATTCTTATGGCAAAAAATAATGTGGATGGTGTTTATAACGCCGACCCTAGAATTGACAAAGATGCTGTTAAATATGAAACTCTTTCATACTTAGATGTACTTAAAGAAGGTCTTGCTGTAATGGATTCAACTGCGTCTTCTTTATGCATGGATAATGATATTCCACTAATTGTCTTCTCAATTATGGAAGAAGGTAATATTAAGCGTGCCGTGATCGGCGAAAATATCGGAACAATTGTAAGGGGGAAATAATCTTGGCTAAACAAATTTTAGCAAACACAAAAGAAAAAATGGAAAAAGCTGTTGCTTCTTTAACTCGTGAGTTAGCTTCAGTTAGAGCCGGACGTGCTAGTGCAAATTTATTAGATAAAATTTCTGTTGACTATTATGGGGCTCCAACACCTGTTAATCAACTTGCATCTATTAGTGTGCCAGAAGCAAGACTTCTAGTTATCCAACCTTATGATAAAACTGTTTTAGGTGATATCGAAAAGGCAATTCTAAAATCTGACTTGGGTTTAACACCTTCAAATGATGGTTCTCTTATTCGACTTTCTATCCCAGCGCTAACAGAGGAAAGACGTAAGGAACTTGTGAAGTTAGTTAAAAAATATGCAGAAGAGGCAAAAGTTGCAGTGCGTAATATTCGACGTGATGGTAATGACGACCTGAAGAAATTGGAGAAAAACGGCGATATTACTGAAGATGAGTTACGTGGCAACACTGAAGAAGTACAAAAGTTAACTGATGATTATATTGTGAAAGTTGACCAAGTTGCTAAAGATAAAGAAAAAGAAATCATGGAAGTTTAAGTGAAAAATCTGTACAATAGGAATGGAAAGACCCTCTAATGTTTACAGGGGGTTTTTTTGTTAAAGATAAGAGAATATGATATCTTTACTAAATATTGGTGTCTGGCTGAAGCGC includes:
- the pyrH gene encoding UMP kinase — encoded protein: MSKPKYQRIVLKLSGEALAGDNGFGINPSVIQSIAKQVKEIAELDVEVAVVVGGGNIWRGKIGSEMGMDRATADYMGMLATVMNSLALQDSLETQGIQTRVQTSIEMRQVAEPYIRRKAIRHLEKKRVVIFAAGTGNPYFSTDTTAALRAAEIEADVILMAKNNVDGVYNADPRIDKDAVKYETLSYLDVLKEGLAVMDSTASSLCMDNDIPLIVFSIMEEGNIKRAVIGENIGTIVRGK
- the frr gene encoding ribosome recycling factor, producing the protein MEKAVASLTRELASVRAGRASANLLDKISVDYYGAPTPVNQLASISVPEARLLVIQPYDKTVLGDIEKAILKSDLGLTPSNDGSLIRLSIPALTEERRKELVKLVKKYAEEAKVAVRNIRRDGNDDLKKLEKNGDITEDELRGNTEEVQKLTDDYIVKVDQVAKDKEKEIMEV